The following coding sequences are from one Streptomyces angustmyceticus window:
- a CDS encoding ribonuclease Z, whose protein sequence is MSVRELVVLGTASQVPTRHRNHNGYVLLWDGQGLLFDPGEGTQRQMLRAGVAAHDLHRICVTHFHGDHSLGLAGVIQRINLDRVPHPVTAHYPASGQHFFDRLRYATAYRETVRLVERPVAVDGELERSASYVLETHRLSHPVESYGYRLVEPDGRRMLPERLAAHGIAGPDVGRLRQLGELNGVTLDEVSEVRPGQRFAFVMDTRLCEGVHALAQDADMLVIESTFLDEDVRLATDHGHLTAGQAARVAASAGVRHLVLTHFSQRYDDPAQFERQARAAGFTGELTIARDLMRVPVPKRR, encoded by the coding sequence GTGTCCGTACGTGAACTGGTGGTCCTGGGCACCGCGAGCCAGGTCCCCACGCGGCACCGCAACCACAACGGCTATGTGCTGCTCTGGGACGGCCAGGGGCTGCTCTTCGACCCCGGCGAGGGGACCCAGCGTCAGATGCTGCGGGCCGGCGTCGCCGCGCACGACCTCCACCGGATCTGCGTCACGCACTTCCACGGCGACCACTCGCTGGGCCTGGCCGGGGTGATCCAGCGGATCAACCTCGACCGGGTGCCGCACCCGGTCACGGCCCACTACCCGGCCAGTGGCCAGCACTTCTTCGACCGGCTGCGGTACGCCACCGCATACCGGGAGACGGTCCGGCTGGTCGAGCGGCCGGTGGCGGTCGACGGCGAGCTGGAGCGCTCGGCGTCGTACGTTCTGGAGACGCACCGGCTCTCCCACCCCGTCGAGTCGTACGGCTACCGCCTCGTCGAGCCGGACGGGCGCCGGATGCTGCCGGAGCGGCTGGCGGCGCACGGCATCGCCGGACCGGACGTGGGGCGCCTGCGGCAGCTCGGCGAGCTGAACGGCGTCACCCTCGACGAGGTCAGCGAGGTGCGCCCCGGCCAGCGGTTCGCGTTCGTCATGGACACCCGGCTGTGCGAGGGCGTCCACGCGCTGGCGCAGGACGCGGACATGCTCGTGATCGAGTCGACGTTCCTGGACGAGGACGTCCGACTGGCCACCGACCACGGGCACTTGACCGCCGGGCAGGCGGCGCGGGTGGCGGCGTCGGCTGGGGTGCGGCACCTCGTGCTGACGCACTTCTCGCAGCGCTACGACGACCCCGCGCAGTTCGAGCGGCAGGCCCGCGCGGCGGGCTTCACGGGCGAGCTGACCATCGCCAGGGACCTGATGCGGGTGCCGGTGCCCAAGCGGCGCTGA
- a CDS encoding HAD family acid phosphatase produces the protein MPRPARFRPALSRRARLGAAAVTALVAGTAAFGAGQATAEHSVPRTDKEIPNLTQVQDKIKAYYGDTVTADGEHYASPHSNYARQVRGIEAKARGYLSKALARHDRTGGKGRPAIVLDIDDTTLLTYNYELQVGFHFTEESQDKYLAHTDMDPVFGMNRLVDWAHDKGAEVFFLTGRKEAQRTWSVRNLKNAGYHVALDRGHVFLKDKEHPPAYLPCGATCTTVEYKSGTRKHIESLGYDVVANFGDQYSDLNGGAGDRTFKLPNPMYFLP, from the coding sequence ATGCCCCGCCCCGCCCGTTTCCGCCCCGCCCTCTCCCGGAGGGCCCGCCTCGGCGCCGCCGCGGTCACCGCTCTCGTCGCCGGCACGGCGGCCTTCGGCGCCGGCCAGGCCACCGCCGAGCACTCCGTGCCGCGCACCGACAAGGAGATACCCAACCTCACGCAGGTCCAGGACAAGATCAAGGCGTACTACGGGGACACGGTCACGGCGGACGGCGAGCACTACGCCTCCCCGCACAGCAACTACGCACGGCAGGTCCGCGGCATCGAGGCCAAGGCCCGCGGCTACCTGTCCAAGGCCCTCGCCCGGCACGACCGGACGGGCGGGAAGGGCAGGCCGGCGATCGTCCTCGACATCGACGACACCACCCTGCTCACCTACAACTACGAGCTCCAGGTCGGCTTCCACTTCACCGAGGAGAGCCAGGACAAGTACCTGGCGCACACCGACATGGACCCGGTCTTCGGCATGAACCGCCTGGTCGACTGGGCGCACGACAAGGGCGCCGAGGTCTTCTTCCTGACCGGCCGCAAGGAGGCGCAGCGCACCTGGAGCGTGCGCAACCTCAAGAACGCCGGCTACCACGTGGCGCTGGACCGCGGGCACGTCTTCCTGAAGGACAAGGAGCACCCGCCGGCCTACCTGCCCTGCGGCGCCACCTGCACGACCGTCGAGTACAAGTCGGGCACCCGCAAGCACATCGAGTCCCTCGGCTACGACGTCGTCGCCAACTTCGGGGACCAGTACAGCGATCTGAACGGCGGCGCCGGCGACCGGACGTTCAAGCTGCCGAACCCGATGTACTTCCTGCCGTAG
- a CDS encoding S-(hydroxymethyl)mycothiol dehydrogenase yields the protein MAQEVRGVIAPGKNEPVRLETILVPDPGPGEAVVKIQACGVCHTDLHYKQGGINDDFPFLLGHEAAGVVESVGAGVTDVAPGDFVVLNWRAVCGQCRACLRGRPQYCFDTHNARQKMTLKDGTELTPALGIGAFADKTLVASGQCTKVDPRVAPEVAGLLGCGVMAGIGAALNTGGVGRGDSVAVIGCGGVGDAAVVGARLAGAATIVAVDIDDRKLETARSMGATHTVNSRDTDPVEAVRELTGGFGADVVIDAVGRPETYRQAFYARDLAGTVVLVGVPTPDMTLELPLLDVFGRGGALKSSWYGDCLPSRDFPMLVDLHLQGRIDLGAFVTETIGIDDVERAFARMHAGDVLRSVVTL from the coding sequence ATGGCACAGGAAGTGCGCGGCGTGATCGCGCCGGGGAAGAACGAACCGGTCCGGCTGGAGACCATCCTGGTGCCGGATCCGGGCCCCGGTGAGGCCGTGGTGAAGATCCAGGCGTGCGGGGTGTGCCACACCGACCTGCACTACAAGCAGGGCGGCATCAACGACGACTTCCCGTTCCTGCTCGGCCACGAGGCGGCCGGCGTGGTGGAGTCGGTCGGCGCCGGGGTCACCGACGTCGCGCCGGGGGACTTCGTCGTCCTCAACTGGCGTGCGGTGTGCGGCCAGTGCCGCGCCTGTCTGCGCGGCCGCCCCCAGTACTGCTTCGACACCCACAACGCCCGCCAGAAGATGACGCTGAAGGACGGCACGGAGCTGACCCCGGCGCTGGGCATCGGAGCCTTCGCCGACAAGACGCTGGTCGCCTCCGGGCAGTGCACCAAGGTCGACCCCCGCGTGGCGCCCGAGGTGGCCGGGCTGCTGGGCTGCGGCGTGATGGCGGGCATCGGCGCCGCCCTCAACACCGGCGGCGTCGGGCGGGGCGACTCGGTCGCGGTCATCGGCTGCGGCGGCGTCGGCGACGCGGCCGTGGTGGGCGCGCGGCTGGCCGGCGCGGCCACGATCGTCGCGGTGGACATCGACGACCGCAAGCTGGAGACCGCGCGTTCCATGGGCGCCACCCACACCGTCAACTCCCGCGACACCGACCCCGTCGAGGCGGTCCGCGAGCTGACCGGCGGTTTCGGCGCGGACGTCGTCATCGACGCGGTCGGCCGCCCCGAGACCTACCGGCAGGCGTTCTACGCCCGCGACCTGGCCGGCACCGTCGTCCTCGTCGGCGTCCCCACTCCCGACATGACCCTGGAACTCCCCCTCCTGGACGTCTTCGGCCGCGGCGGCGCCCTCAAGTCCTCCTGGTACGGCGACTGTCTGCCCTCCCGCGACTTCCCGATGCTCGTCGACCTGCATCTGCAGGGCCGGATCGACCTGGGGGCGTTCGTCACGGAGACCATCGGCATCGACGACGTCGAGCGGGCCTTCGCGCGGATGCACGCGGGCGACGTGCTGCGTTCGGTGGTGACGCTCTGA
- a CDS encoding MBL fold metallo-hydrolase: MAARIDHLVTSGTFSLDGGTWDVDNNVWIVGDDEEAIVIDAAHDADAILEALGGRTLRAIVCTHGHNDHIDAAPALASRTGARIHLHPADLPLWKMTHPDTAPDAELADGQVLTIAGTDLTVLHTPGHAPGAVCLHAPELDTVFTGDTLFQGGPGATGRSFSDFPTIVASIRERLLTLPPRTQVRTGHGDATTIEAEAPHLEEWIKRGH; the protein is encoded by the coding sequence ATGGCGGCGCGCATCGACCACCTGGTCACCTCAGGCACCTTCTCCCTCGACGGCGGCACCTGGGACGTCGACAACAACGTGTGGATCGTCGGCGACGACGAGGAGGCGATCGTCATCGACGCCGCCCATGACGCCGACGCCATCCTCGAAGCCCTCGGCGGCCGGACGCTGCGCGCGATCGTCTGCACCCACGGGCACAACGACCACATCGACGCGGCCCCGGCACTGGCCTCCCGCACCGGCGCCCGGATCCATCTGCACCCCGCCGACCTGCCGCTGTGGAAGATGACCCACCCGGACACCGCGCCGGACGCGGAGCTGGCGGACGGCCAGGTGCTCACCATCGCCGGCACCGACCTGACCGTGCTGCACACGCCGGGCCACGCGCCCGGCGCGGTCTGCCTCCACGCCCCCGAGCTGGACACCGTCTTCACCGGCGACACCCTCTTCCAGGGCGGCCCCGGCGCCACCGGCCGGTCCTTCTCGGACTTCCCGACCATCGTGGCCTCGATCCGGGAACGGCTGCTGACCCTGCCGCCGCGGACACAGGTGCGCACCGGCCACGGCGACGCGACCACGATCGAAGCGGAGGCCCCGCACCTGGAGGAGTGGATCAAGCGGGGCCACTGA
- a CDS encoding family 4 glycosyl hydrolase, whose translation MRLTILGGGGFRVPLVYRALLDDPAPAVSEVVLHDTDPRRVAVIADVLARLARGHPAPVPVRVEERLDDALAGAGFVFSAIRVGGTAGRVRDERIPLSEGVLGQETVGAGGVLYGLRTVPVALHIAERVAALAPGAWVINFTNPAGTVTEAMSQVLGDRVIGICDSPVGLVRRAARAAGADPAALADPARAGYDYVGLNHLGWLRSLTLDGTDLLPGLLADDRALGSFEEGRLFGAEWLRALGALPNEYLHYYYFRRETLGSVRDTGQTRGEFLDRQQGGFFERAAAAGGPERAYALWERTRLEREETYMAHSREASGGWQRDSHDLEGGGYDRVALALMHAITGDSGTRLILNVRNGTTVPQLAPDAIVETVCEVTAQGARPLPCAPLQDAQLGLMLQVKAVERATVEAAVYKDRDAALRALALHPLVDSPAVAARILERAAGEA comes from the coding sequence TTCCGGGTGCCGCTGGTCTACCGCGCGCTGCTGGACGACCCGGCTCCCGCCGTCTCCGAGGTGGTGCTGCACGACACCGATCCGCGCCGGGTGGCGGTGATCGCCGACGTGCTGGCACGGCTGGCGCGGGGGCATCCGGCTCCGGTGCCGGTACGGGTCGAGGAGCGGCTGGACGACGCGCTGGCCGGGGCCGGCTTCGTCTTCTCGGCGATCCGGGTGGGCGGCACGGCCGGGCGGGTGCGCGACGAGCGGATCCCGCTGTCCGAGGGGGTGCTCGGCCAGGAGACGGTCGGCGCGGGCGGCGTCCTCTACGGCCTGCGGACGGTTCCGGTGGCCCTGCACATCGCCGAGCGGGTCGCGGCGCTCGCCCCGGGGGCGTGGGTCATCAACTTCACCAACCCCGCGGGCACGGTCACCGAGGCGATGTCCCAGGTGCTCGGCGACCGTGTCATCGGGATCTGCGATTCGCCGGTGGGGCTGGTGCGGCGGGCGGCGCGGGCGGCCGGCGCGGACCCGGCGGCCCTCGCGGACCCGGCCCGCGCGGGCTACGACTACGTGGGGCTCAACCACCTCGGCTGGCTGCGGTCGTTGACGCTGGACGGCACCGATCTGCTGCCGGGCCTGCTCGCCGACGACCGGGCGCTGGGCTCCTTCGAGGAGGGCCGGCTCTTCGGCGCCGAGTGGCTGCGGGCCCTGGGCGCACTGCCCAACGAGTACCTGCACTACTACTACTTCCGCCGCGAGACCCTCGGCTCCGTACGGGACACCGGTCAGACCCGCGGCGAGTTCCTCGACCGGCAGCAGGGCGGCTTCTTCGAGCGGGCCGCGGCGGCCGGCGGCCCGGAGCGGGCGTACGCGCTGTGGGAGCGCACCCGGCTGGAGCGCGAGGAGACGTACATGGCGCACAGCCGGGAGGCGAGCGGCGGCTGGCAGCGCGACAGCCACGACCTGGAGGGCGGCGGCTACGACCGGGTGGCGCTGGCCCTGATGCACGCCATCACCGGCGACAGCGGGACCCGGCTGATCCTCAACGTCCGCAACGGGACGACGGTGCCGCAGCTGGCCCCGGACGCGATCGTGGAGACGGTGTGCGAGGTGACCGCGCAGGGCGCGCGGCCGCTGCCCTGCGCGCCGCTGCAGGACGCCCAGTTGGGGCTGATGCTCCAGGTCAAGGCGGTGGAGCGGGCGACCGTGGAGGCGGCCGTGTACAAGGACCGGGACGCCGCGCTGCGGGCGCTGGCGCTGCATCCGCTGGTGGACTCCCCCGCGGTGGCCGCCCGCATCCTGGAACGGGCGGCCGGGGAGGCGTGA